From Candidatus Vondammii sp. HM_W22, one genomic window encodes:
- a CDS encoding NAD-dependent succinate-semialdehyde dehydrogenase, which yields MKLNNPSLFRQQCYINGQWLSADSSETMDVTDPATGDLLASVPVMGSTETRRAIAAADKAWPLWREKTAEQRASILHRWGELMVENQEDLAQLMTAEQGKPLIESRGEIAYAASFIGWFAEEGRRVYGDTIPQHQADRRILVLKQPIGVCAAITPWNFPSAMITRKAAAALAAGCTLVVKPSEDTPFSALALCELAEQAGVPAGVLNVVTGIPQVIGGELTSNPTVRKLSFTGSTAVGKLLMRQCADSLKKLSLELGGNAPFIVFEDADLDAAVEGAIASKYRNSGQTCVCANRFLVQDGIYDEFANKLAESAAQLIVGEGTEEGVTQGPLINQAALEKVEAHITDAVSKGAKIKLGGARHARGGTFFQPTLLTGISAYMQLANDETFGPVASLFRFTNEEEAVAMANDTEFGLAAYFYSRDLGRSWRVSEALEYGMIGVNTGVLSTPVAPFGGVKQSGIGREGSRYGIDEYLEMKYVCLGI from the coding sequence ATGAAACTGAACAATCCTTCCCTATTTCGCCAACAGTGTTATATCAATGGCCAGTGGTTATCCGCAGACAGCAGTGAGACCATGGATGTCACTGATCCGGCAACCGGTGACCTTCTGGCCTCGGTTCCGGTCATGGGCTCGACAGAAACCCGGCGTGCAATAGCGGCTGCGGATAAAGCGTGGCCTCTCTGGAGAGAGAAAACCGCTGAACAGCGTGCTTCTATCCTGCACCGCTGGGGAGAGCTGATGGTGGAAAATCAGGAGGATCTTGCCCAATTGATGACTGCAGAGCAGGGCAAGCCTCTGATTGAATCCCGGGGTGAGATTGCTTATGCGGCATCCTTCATCGGGTGGTTTGCGGAAGAGGGAAGACGGGTCTATGGGGATACCATCCCCCAGCATCAGGCAGACAGGCGGATACTGGTCCTGAAGCAGCCGATTGGCGTCTGTGCCGCCATTACGCCCTGGAACTTTCCTTCAGCGATGATTACCCGCAAGGCAGCTGCAGCACTGGCTGCTGGTTGCACGCTGGTCGTCAAACCTAGCGAGGATACGCCGTTTTCAGCACTTGCACTCTGTGAACTGGCAGAACAGGCGGGAGTTCCAGCGGGTGTGCTGAATGTGGTAACCGGTATTCCTCAAGTGATTGGTGGTGAGCTGACCTCCAACCCAACCGTAAGAAAGCTATCTTTTACTGGTTCTACCGCTGTCGGCAAACTACTGATGCGTCAATGTGCAGACAGCCTGAAGAAGCTCTCACTGGAACTGGGTGGTAATGCCCCATTTATCGTGTTCGAGGATGCTGATCTGGATGCTGCGGTAGAGGGTGCCATAGCCTCCAAATACCGCAACAGCGGACAGACCTGTGTCTGCGCCAACCGTTTTCTGGTACAGGATGGTATCTATGATGAGTTTGCCAATAAACTGGCCGAAAGCGCGGCTCAACTGATAGTGGGTGAAGGTACCGAAGAGGGTGTAACTCAAGGGCCATTGATCAATCAGGCTGCATTGGAGAAGGTAGAAGCCCATATTACCGATGCAGTTTCCAAAGGGGCAAAGATCAAACTCGGAGGCGCACGCCATGCTCGGGGGGGGACCTTTTTCCAGCCAACGTTGTTGACGGGTATATCTGCATATATGCAACTGGCAAATGATGAGACCTTTGGCCCGGTGGCATCCCTGTTCCGGTTTACCAACGAAGAGGAGGCTGTCGCCATGGCCAATGATACAGAATTTGGGTTGGCAGCCTATTTCTACAGCCGCGATCTGGGGCGTTCATGGCGGGTTTCAGAAGCACTGGAATATGGCATGATTGGTGTCAATACCGGTGTCCTCTCCACGCCTGTAGCCCCCTTTGGTGGAGTTAAGCAATCCGGAATAGGTCGCGAG
- a CDS encoding transposase — protein sequence MLKVLVLQHLFNLNDDQTEFHIQNRYNFCRFLGLNPEDKVPDAKWVYHERLKKWGLVDKLFSEAIDPY from the coding sequence ATGCTCAAGGTGTTAGTCCTACAGCATTTGTTCAACCTGAACGATGATCAAACAGAGTTCCACATTCAGAATCGCTATAATTTTTGTCGTTTTCTTGGGCTGAACCCGGAGGATAAGGTACCCGATGCCAAATGGGTATATCATGAGCGCCTGAAAAAATGGGGCCTTGTTGATAAACTCTTTTCAGAAGCTATTGATCCATATTGA
- a CDS encoding transposase: MINSFQKLLIHIDAAGFSALKGQIVDAAIAPAPRQHNTREENRQIKAEDSRVFEELLDENNSTGSVWADSACHSVKREAALPGAHYRSQIHRKLTRKRHLNEREQEANRKRSRVRARVEHVFAQQANRLMRSIGQVRAGVKMPGSPDLLEIYWPLSVFLEVPYNHYRPHDSMGLETPISYYHKNPCRQLELAHGY, from the coding sequence TTGATAAACTCTTTTCAGAAGCTATTGATCCATATTGATGCAGCAGGCTTCAGTGCTCTCAAGGGACAGATTGTAGATGCCGCTATCGCTCCAGCACCCAGGCAACACAATACGCGAGAGGAAAATAGGCAGATCAAAGCCGAGGATAGCCGGGTTTTCGAGGAACTGCTGGATGAGAATAACAGTACTGGAAGTGTCTGGGCCGATTCTGCTTGCCACAGTGTAAAACGAGAAGCCGCTTTACCGGGTGCGCATTACCGCAGTCAGATTCACCGCAAGTTGACACGCAAACGCCACTTGAATGAACGGGAACAAGAGGCAAACCGAAAACGATCAAGAGTTCGGGCTCGAGTTGAGCACGTGTTTGCCCAGCAAGCCAATCGACTAATGCGCAGCATCGGGCAAGTCAGGGCCGGCGTGAAGATGCCGGGCTCTCCAGATTTGCTAGAGATCTATTGGCCTTTGTCGGTTTTTTTAGAGGTTCCCTATAATCACTATCGACCTCACGACAGTATGGGGTTGGAAACGCCAATCAGTTATTACCATAAAAACCCATGCAGGCAGCTTGAGTTGGCTCACGGGTACTGA
- a CDS encoding SPOR domain-containing protein, which produces MFIEISDFDQNIDPLIKETVIVTVTSSSGDRERLRLTETDVSSGVFLGGIQTKKSPSVRGNCQLDVGSRDMLLIAYEDKYDPLDTVTENMLIDPFGKLFDSETGDLINNATVTLMDAGTQQQAVIYSPNGIDRWPATVVTGESVTDTAGVIFVTNPGEYRFPSVLAGDYYIVVSAPKNYRFPSTRSDSELQMLPGAPWVLGTGSRGRNFRVSAGPAVQLDIPLDPARGGLWLKKTASFSTASIGDFIQYQVEVKNANATAVRQVSIVDRLPRGFRYQADSLRVNKVKVGNPTIEGDGRTLNIVLDDMNPQQTLNISYVLEVTAGSPIGKAVNKVWSTTPNVSSNVAEAVIEVKQELFAEKSFLIGRVFVGACQPDKPEKDMREGVANVRLYLEDGSYVVTDEEGRWHMDDIEPGTHVLRLDEISLPNGFTINHCQKTARNHDGGGSRFVRLEPGSLWREDFHITIVEGSRQTGSIDTETEHFLSEEVSQRTPEYDSTWLEKEQGVEPLEILWPPARFTPAIKSIDIAVRHLGRQRLVLLMNGATISPLLYEGKIGSKKNKLAISLWKGVDIPDGTSEITAILMEEDGAEMARITRKAHFSGGPYKAEFIAEKSRLVADGKTPPLIAVRLTDKSGFHVRPGVVANFTVRAPYLPWGLNRDGGQLTGQDTRPIYRIKEDGIAYIPLKPTTDSGEVKITLPMSHNRSETINVWLEGDGRDWIMVGLARTGWNQEKIRHSTESMAADERDAWHRDDGRVAFFAKGRIKGEYLLTAAYDSAKKSSKTPDGFGSVIDPDKYYTLYGDNTERQFEASSSRKLFLKLEKKQFYALFGDYHTGLSKTDLANYNRTFNGFKMELKTDHLSLKLFASETALAHVRDEIPGNGTSGRYFLSRKNIVKNSDVVTLEVRDRYQTGRMISSTPLSRHVDYDLDADDGSLVFNQIVNVRDDYFNPVYIIVDYETEDDREEALVVGGRAAVSTADDRYELGSTYIEENNKGFEAKLYGIDATVRVNDALELRAEIARTDTAQDGIASAWQLEGELSDGAVTSEIYVRQTEAGYGGLGQQNASEVGTLKQGGRVVWQLTESIGLQANADRQQQLSSQRENRTVSTELVQSGSQHTARLGVRWAEDVSIEGDENLSELITGDLAWAITDKLTTSVGVELPFSGKDDSEARSSRYRAGADYALTQRINFFVEQEWTSGGEKAEKTRLGLRTTPWAGGQFDIGIDHTVNSDENSLAATSALMQKWQINEQWSADVSLEQGQSIRSSLTDFGSASTTDNDGEDFTTASLGLGWHDGGWAWSGLMEYRYATDDQVNVRTTLLKQLEKGSSVFGELQWRKTSTDASQSEENTLSLGYVNRTRQDIKLFHQLDYRYEHTRQESGNIRSRKLIANNHINYTGFESSQLALQYGGKYVSINVDGDEYSGYTDLMGLQFRHDLNEKWDLGVHGGVLNSWNSGNHSFSYGMSVGYSPINGVWLELGYNWKGFRDEDFRGSEYTSAGPWFGINMKFDETTIRRMTSKVSRQAILPVPVAPAHRQPAVPAELQVTGILSSAKPKVTLSPAAHLVASSSCRVVQLGSFNGIDNAQALLGRLVDIPAFIIGGQPEEEGSDRLYRVMSGPYDKQQVAATQKKLTEQGIAKVWVRNVPCHMLTSRVECHGYPY; this is translated from the coding sequence ATGTTCATTGAGATCAGTGATTTCGATCAGAACATTGACCCATTGATCAAAGAAACGGTGATTGTCACGGTCACCAGTAGTTCGGGAGACAGAGAAAGGCTGAGATTAACCGAGACGGATGTCAGCAGCGGTGTATTTTTGGGCGGTATTCAGACAAAAAAATCGCCATCTGTCAGAGGCAATTGCCAGCTTGATGTCGGTAGTCGGGATATGCTCTTGATTGCTTACGAGGACAAGTATGATCCTCTCGATACCGTAACCGAAAATATGCTGATAGACCCCTTCGGTAAACTATTCGATAGTGAAACTGGCGACCTCATTAATAATGCCACCGTGACGTTGATGGATGCCGGTACTCAACAGCAGGCGGTTATCTACAGCCCCAACGGTATTGATCGTTGGCCTGCCACTGTTGTTACCGGGGAATCGGTAACTGATACAGCCGGCGTGATTTTCGTCACCAACCCGGGCGAGTATCGCTTTCCATCGGTTCTTGCCGGCGACTATTACATTGTTGTCTCTGCACCTAAAAACTATCGTTTTCCATCAACGCGTAGTGACAGTGAACTGCAGATGCTGCCAGGAGCTCCATGGGTATTGGGTACGGGCTCCCGGGGCCGAAATTTTCGTGTGTCTGCCGGTCCGGCGGTGCAACTGGATATACCTCTGGATCCCGCTAGGGGTGGGCTGTGGCTGAAAAAAACCGCATCGTTCTCTACCGCCAGTATCGGTGATTTCATTCAATATCAGGTAGAGGTAAAAAATGCTAATGCCACAGCTGTCAGGCAGGTATCGATTGTCGATAGACTACCCCGTGGATTTCGTTACCAGGCAGATTCCCTGCGGGTCAATAAGGTAAAGGTGGGCAATCCGACCATCGAAGGAGATGGCCGTACGCTGAATATTGTGCTGGATGACATGAATCCTCAACAAACTTTGAATATCAGTTATGTGCTGGAAGTAACCGCCGGAAGCCCTATTGGAAAGGCAGTGAACAAGGTCTGGTCAACGACTCCTAATGTGTCTTCGAATGTGGCCGAGGCAGTAATTGAGGTGAAACAAGAGCTATTTGCAGAGAAGAGTTTTTTGATCGGTCGTGTGTTTGTAGGCGCATGCCAGCCGGACAAGCCGGAAAAGGACATGCGCGAAGGGGTGGCAAATGTGCGCCTGTATCTGGAGGATGGCAGCTATGTAGTGACAGATGAAGAAGGGCGTTGGCATATGGACGATATTGAGCCGGGAACTCATGTGCTAAGGCTTGATGAGATCTCTCTGCCAAACGGTTTTACGATTAATCACTGCCAGAAAACTGCACGCAATCACGATGGTGGCGGTTCCCGTTTTGTGCGCCTGGAACCCGGCAGCCTGTGGCGTGAGGATTTTCATATTACCATCGTGGAAGGCTCAAGGCAGACAGGTTCCATTGACACGGAAACGGAGCATTTTTTAAGCGAAGAGGTCAGTCAGCGTACACCAGAATACGACAGCACTTGGTTAGAGAAAGAGCAGGGGGTTGAACCTCTTGAAATACTTTGGCCACCAGCACGCTTCACTCCGGCCATCAAATCTATAGATATCGCCGTGAGGCATCTGGGCAGGCAGCGCTTGGTGCTGTTAATGAATGGTGCAACTATATCTCCGCTTTTGTATGAAGGGAAAATTGGTAGCAAGAAAAATAAGCTTGCCATCAGCCTCTGGAAGGGAGTGGATATACCTGATGGCACCAGCGAGATTACAGCGATCCTCATGGAGGAGGATGGTGCTGAAATGGCCCGAATAACTCGTAAAGCTCACTTTTCCGGCGGGCCATACAAGGCTGAATTTATAGCGGAAAAATCCCGCTTGGTGGCAGATGGCAAGACACCTCCGCTGATTGCCGTCAGGCTAACCGACAAAAGTGGCTTTCACGTCAGGCCTGGCGTCGTTGCCAATTTCACAGTCCGGGCACCGTACTTGCCTTGGGGTTTGAATCGGGATGGCGGGCAATTAACTGGCCAGGATACACGCCCGATTTACCGGATTAAGGAAGACGGCATTGCCTATATTCCTCTCAAGCCCACCACCGACTCAGGCGAAGTGAAGATCACTTTGCCGATGAGCCACAACCGCTCAGAGACTATCAATGTTTGGCTGGAGGGGGATGGCCGTGATTGGATTATGGTGGGCCTTGCCCGAACTGGCTGGAATCAGGAAAAAATCCGCCACAGTACCGAAAGCATGGCAGCGGATGAGCGTGATGCGTGGCATCGTGATGACGGCAGGGTGGCCTTTTTTGCCAAAGGTCGAATTAAGGGTGAATATCTGCTGACAGCGGCCTATGATTCAGCTAAAAAAAGCAGCAAAACCCCGGACGGCTTTGGCAGCGTCATAGACCCGGACAAGTACTACACTCTCTATGGCGATAACACGGAACGGCAGTTCGAGGCGAGCAGCTCGCGAAAACTATTTTTGAAACTTGAGAAAAAGCAGTTTTATGCCCTCTTTGGCGATTACCATACCGGTTTGAGTAAGACTGACCTAGCAAACTATAATCGTACGTTCAACGGCTTTAAGATGGAACTGAAGACGGATCATCTGTCGCTTAAGCTATTTGCCAGCGAGACAGCTCTGGCCCATGTCCGAGACGAAATTCCCGGCAATGGCACCTCTGGTCGTTATTTTCTGAGTCGTAAGAATATTGTGAAAAACAGTGATGTCGTCACTCTCGAAGTACGCGACCGTTACCAGACAGGCCGAATGATCAGCTCCACGCCTCTATCTCGTCATGTGGACTACGATCTGGATGCGGACGATGGTTCACTGGTATTCAACCAGATCGTCAATGTGCGGGATGACTATTTTAATCCAGTTTATATTATCGTCGATTATGAAACGGAAGATGACCGGGAAGAGGCGCTTGTAGTCGGTGGCCGTGCTGCGGTTTCCACCGCGGATGACCGGTATGAACTGGGGAGCACCTATATTGAGGAAAACAACAAGGGCTTCGAGGCAAAGCTCTACGGGATTGACGCCACTGTTCGTGTCAACGATGCGCTGGAGCTCAGGGCGGAGATTGCAAGGACGGATACGGCGCAAGACGGTATAGCTTCGGCGTGGCAATTGGAAGGAGAGTTGAGCGATGGTGCTGTAACGTCGGAGATTTATGTCCGCCAGACGGAGGCGGGCTATGGCGGCCTTGGGCAACAGAATGCCAGCGAGGTGGGAACGCTCAAACAGGGCGGTAGGGTTGTCTGGCAACTGACCGAGAGCATCGGTTTGCAAGCGAATGCCGATCGACAGCAACAACTGAGCAGCCAGCGGGAAAATCGTACTGTCAGCACGGAATTGGTGCAAAGTGGCTCACAGCATACTGCACGCCTGGGGGTTCGCTGGGCGGAGGATGTCAGTATTGAAGGAGACGAGAACCTGTCAGAGTTGATTACTGGGGATCTGGCTTGGGCGATAACGGATAAATTGACCACCAGCGTTGGGGTGGAATTACCTTTCAGCGGCAAAGATGACAGTGAGGCACGCTCCTCACGCTACCGGGCAGGTGCCGACTATGCTCTGACTCAAAGGATTAATTTCTTTGTTGAACAGGAGTGGACATCGGGAGGCGAAAAAGCAGAAAAGACCCGCTTGGGTTTGCGTACCACCCCTTGGGCGGGCGGCCAGTTCGATATTGGTATTGACCACACAGTGAACAGCGACGAGAACAGCCTCGCTGCAACCAGCGCACTCATGCAGAAGTGGCAGATCAACGAGCAGTGGAGTGCGGATGTCAGCTTAGAGCAGGGCCAGAGTATTCGCAGCAGTCTTACGGATTTTGGTAGTGCTTCCACCACCGATAATGATGGAGAGGATTTTACCACGGCCTCGCTGGGGCTGGGTTGGCACGATGGTGGTTGGGCATGGAGCGGTCTGATGGAGTATAGATATGCCACTGATGATCAGGTCAATGTCCGTACTACCTTGCTTAAGCAATTAGAGAAAGGCAGTAGTGTATTCGGTGAGCTGCAATGGCGAAAAACAAGTACAGATGCTAGCCAGAGCGAGGAGAATACGCTTTCATTGGGTTATGTCAACCGGACCAGGCAGGATATAAAACTGTTTCATCAGTTGGATTACCGTTATGAACATACTCGACAGGAGAGTGGAAATATCCGCTCACGCAAGTTGATTGCCAACAACCATATTAATTATACTGGCTTCGAAAGTAGCCAGTTGGCTTTGCAATATGGCGGTAAATATGTGTCAATAAACGTTGATGGTGATGAATATAGCGGTTATACAGACCTGATGGGTTTGCAATTTCGTCATGACCTGAATGAAAAATGGGATCTTGGTGTGCATGGTGGTGTGCTCAACTCTTGGAATAGCGGTAATCACAGTTTTTCTTATGGAATGTCGGTTGGCTATTCACCTATTAACGGTGTATGGCTGGAACTCGGTTACAATTGGAAAGGTTTTCGGGATGAAGATTTCAGGGGTAGCGAATATACCAGTGCAGGCCCGTGGTTTGGTATCAACATGAAATTTGATGAAACAACTATTCGGCGAATGACCAGTAAGGTTAGCCGCCAAGCAATTTTGCCGGTACCGGTTGCACCGGCGCACAGACAGCCTGCTGTACCCGCTGAGTTGCAAGTTACCGGCATTCTATCATCAGCCAAGCCGAAGGTAACGCTTTCCCCAGCAGCACATCTAGTCGCAAGCTCGAGTTGTCGAGTGGTCCAGCTAGGATCATTCAACGGGATCGATAATGCGCAGGCACTGCTTGGGCGGCTTGTTGACATACCTGCGTTTATAATTGGGGGTCAACCGGAAGAGGAAGGGAGTGATAGGCTTTACCGCGTAATGTCGGGACCGTATGATAAACAACAGGTTGCCGCAACACAAAAGAAGCTCACGGAACAGGGGATTGCCAAGGTGTGGGTCAGGAATGTTCCCTGTCACATGTTAACTTCCAGAGTTGAGTGCCACGGGTACCCTTATTGA
- the btuB gene encoding TonB-dependent vitamin B12 receptor produces the protein MKEKKPYFTIRQSLLVSAMITSIPAASGYSSEQQHLNADAINITATRTVKTADETLASVTVITKEDINRLQVRNVQELLRGVTGIGITNNGGAGKATSLFMRGTESDHILVIIDGIKIGSATSGAIPLQHIPLDLIERIEIVRGPRSGLYGSEAIGGVIQIFTGGNKGVYGSTFSISAGSHNTGKISAAIAGGDDQGWYNIHLGGENSNGFNSCSGSLTAGCYTIEPDDDGYKNISGSMNFGYRLNNGIEIGGIFLQADNNTEFDGSFQNKSEDRTRLFGGHIKASPTEALAVTFNAGRSIDQSNNFLNGTFASKFNTTRDTFSLQNDLAINEDQLITLGFDYQQEEIESTTLYPVSSRENKGVFSQYLGSFHKHDLQLNLRRDDNEQFGGKTTGSIAWGYGFDSGIRVTTSYGTAFKAPTFNELYFPFYGNPNILPESSNSFDIGLSGDSGRFYWSANLFRTEIDDLIAYDAALFTANNINKALIHGLEFSLTTSIVEWQLKSDITLLDPRNKTSGANNNNTLPRRPKRSLRIDIDRDFYQYSLGATLLAESGRYDDLANSRRIDGYGIIDLRGEYEITRSWRLQARLGNLLDKDYETASFYPQDGRNYMLTLIYQP, from the coding sequence ATGAAAGAAAAAAAGCCGTATTTCACCATACGGCAAAGCCTGCTCGTCAGCGCAATGATCACATCGATTCCCGCAGCATCTGGATACTCCAGTGAACAACAGCACCTCAATGCAGATGCAATCAATATCACCGCCACGCGAACGGTGAAAACAGCGGATGAAACACTGGCATCGGTTACCGTTATTACAAAAGAAGATATCAATCGGTTGCAGGTACGCAATGTACAGGAGTTGCTGCGAGGTGTGACAGGCATCGGAATTACCAACAATGGAGGCGCAGGAAAAGCCACATCGCTGTTCATGCGCGGCACAGAATCAGACCATATTCTGGTTATAATAGATGGCATAAAAATTGGCTCTGCAACATCGGGGGCTATCCCGCTTCAGCATATCCCACTCGATCTGATCGAGCGTATCGAGATAGTCCGCGGTCCCCGGTCAGGCCTATACGGATCCGAGGCGATCGGCGGTGTCATTCAAATTTTCACCGGCGGAAACAAGGGCGTCTACGGTTCTACATTCTCCATCTCCGCGGGGAGTCATAACACCGGAAAAATCAGTGCCGCTATCGCGGGGGGAGATGATCAGGGCTGGTATAACATTCATCTGGGCGGTGAAAACAGCAATGGATTCAATTCATGCTCAGGATCGCTCACTGCGGGTTGCTACACTATTGAACCAGACGATGATGGTTACAAAAACATCAGCGGCAGCATGAACTTCGGATACCGATTGAACAACGGCATTGAAATCGGCGGCATTTTTTTACAGGCGGACAACAACACAGAGTTCGACGGTTCATTTCAGAATAAGTCCGAGGACCGGACCCGGCTGTTTGGCGGACACATCAAGGCATCACCCACAGAAGCGTTAGCCGTTACGTTTAACGCGGGGCGAAGCATTGATCAATCCAACAACTTTCTGAACGGCACCTTTGCCAGCAAGTTCAACACCACCAGAGATACTTTCTCACTGCAGAATGATCTGGCGATAAATGAAGATCAGCTGATCACACTCGGTTTCGACTATCAGCAGGAAGAGATCGAAAGCACCACCCTCTATCCGGTCAGTTCCAGAGAGAATAAAGGGGTCTTCAGTCAATACCTCGGCAGTTTCCACAAGCACGACCTTCAGCTCAATCTGCGCCGGGATGACAATGAGCAGTTTGGCGGAAAAACCACCGGCAGCATCGCATGGGGCTACGGCTTTGACAGTGGTATCAGGGTCACCACATCTTACGGCACCGCTTTCAAGGCACCAACATTCAACGAACTCTATTTTCCCTTCTATGGTAACCCCAACATTCTGCCGGAAAGTTCCAACAGTTTTGATATTGGACTCTCCGGCGACAGTGGCCGGTTCTATTGGTCAGCAAATCTGTTCCGTACCGAGATAGATGATCTTATCGCCTATGATGCCGCCCTGTTTACCGCCAACAACATTAATAAAGCGCTGATCCATGGCCTTGAGTTCAGCCTGACAACAAGCATTGTAGAGTGGCAATTAAAGAGTGATATCACCCTGCTGGACCCACGAAATAAAACGTCAGGCGCAAACAATAACAACACCCTTCCCCGCCGCCCCAAGAGAAGCCTTCGCATCGATATCGACCGCGACTTTTACCAATACAGTCTTGGTGCGACTCTGCTTGCAGAGAGTGGCCGCTACGACGATCTCGCCAATAGCCGAAGAATCGACGGTTATGGCATTATTGATCTACGGGGTGAATATGAGATTACCAGGAGCTGGCGTCTTCAGGCCCGGTTGGGAAATCTGCTCGACAAGGATTATGAGACAGCCTCCTTCTATCCCCAGGATGGCAGAAACTATATGTTGACGCTGATTTATCAACCCTAA
- a CDS encoding ABC transporter substrate-binding protein, translating to MRRVIPFILFCLIAAPISGLAQPSRVVSINLCTDQLLLMLADPEQIASISDLALEPDSSYMAKEAAGYPVNHTRAEELLILNPDLILASNYTNPILIRLLRKLGYRVEIFSAASSIEHIRQRIRRMAALLGNPDSGEKLIMVMDRRLNLAIKKQPARQPKAIFYQPNGYTSGSDTLQDTALTLAGWRNLARELGVRGYGAIDLETLLLAEPDQLFSSAYTIDTHSLAQRRLTHPALNLVTQGRDIINIGYKYWICGGPMIAEAVERLQESLPE from the coding sequence ATGAGACGTGTTATACCCTTTATTTTGTTTTGCTTGATTGCTGCGCCAATCTCAGGATTGGCGCAGCCTTCCCGCGTCGTCTCCATTAACCTCTGCACAGATCAACTGCTGCTGATGCTGGCTGATCCCGAACAGATTGCGTCGATCAGCGATTTGGCACTGGAGCCCGATAGCTCTTACATGGCCAAAGAGGCCGCAGGCTACCCGGTTAACCACACCCGGGCCGAGGAGTTACTGATCCTGAATCCGGATCTGATCCTCGCCAGCAACTACACTAACCCGATTCTGATCCGCCTGCTCCGCAAACTCGGTTACCGGGTAGAAATTTTTTCAGCCGCCAGCAGCATCGAACATATCCGCCAGAGAATCCGGCGCATGGCAGCGCTGCTGGGAAACCCGGATTCGGGAGAGAAGTTAATAATGGTAATGGACCGCCGACTCAATCTTGCAATAAAAAAACAACCGGCCAGACAACCCAAAGCGATCTTCTATCAGCCCAACGGTTACACCAGTGGTAGCGATACGCTGCAGGATACCGCCCTGACCCTGGCAGGCTGGAGAAACCTGGCACGGGAACTGGGGGTTCGCGGTTATGGAGCCATTGATCTCGAAACCCTTCTGCTGGCGGAGCCGGATCAGTTGTTCAGTTCGGCATACACCATCGACACCCACTCATTGGCTCAGCGGCGGCTGACTCACCCGGCGCTGAATCTCGTTACCCAGGGACGGGATATTATCAATATCGGCTATAAATATTGGATCTGCGGAGGGCCGATGATTGCCGAAGCGGTAGAGCGTTTACAAGAGAGCCTGCCGGAATGA
- a CDS encoding FecCD family ABC transporter permease has protein sequence MSSHAPLISQRLLIILLGVSVSLLFIISLFIGSNPISVIQAAQETLDGTPSVLALIFTEIRLPRALIALFTGATLGICGAAMQGLLRNPLASPGLIGSASGAALGAVTMLYFGLEATLPLALPIGGMVGALSATLLVYLLAGRDAGTLTLILAGVAINALAMALISLQLNLAPSPYAVREMVLWMLGSIANRSMTDFQILLPGVLLGWALLIGTGRSLDALTLGEETASTMGIQLSRLRWRIFIAVALAVGSAVSITGAIGFIGLVIPHLMRPLVGYQPARLLPVSAFGGAILLLAADICVRLFPAGTEIKVGVLTSLVGAPFFLYLILKSRRFEL, from the coding sequence ATGAGCAGTCACGCCCCACTCATCAGTCAGCGCCTTCTGATCATACTGCTCGGAGTGTCAGTTTCACTCCTCTTTATCATTTCGCTTTTTATCGGCTCCAATCCGATTTCAGTCATCCAGGCTGCACAGGAGACGTTAGACGGAACCCCCTCCGTTTTGGCATTAATCTTCACCGAGATACGCCTGCCACGGGCTCTCATTGCCCTCTTCACCGGCGCCACCCTTGGTATCTGTGGCGCTGCCATGCAGGGGTTGCTGCGGAATCCACTGGCCAGCCCAGGCTTGATCGGCAGCGCCAGCGGCGCTGCCCTGGGGGCAGTCACCATGCTCTACTTCGGGCTGGAGGCAACGCTTCCTCTGGCCCTGCCCATTGGCGGTATGGTAGGTGCACTTTCCGCCACCCTGCTGGTCTATCTCCTGGCCGGTAGAGATGCAGGAACACTCACCCTGATACTGGCGGGAGTGGCAATCAATGCCCTTGCAATGGCACTGATCTCACTGCAGCTCAACCTGGCTCCAAGCCCCTATGCAGTACGGGAAATGGTGCTCTGGATGCTCGGTTCCATCGCCAACAGAAGCATGACGGATTTCCAGATACTCCTCCCCGGCGTATTACTCGGCTGGGCACTGCTGATCGGTACCGGACGCTCTCTGGACGCCCTTACCCTCGGCGAGGAGACAGCCAGCACCATGGGAATACAGCTCTCCCGTCTGCGCTGGCGAATCTTTATCGCGGTGGCACTGGCTGTGGGTTCAGCGGTTTCCATTACCGGCGCCATCGGTTTTATCGGTCTGGTTATCCCTCACCTGATGCGCCCTCTGGTGGGGTACCAACCGGCCCGGCTATTACCCGTCAGCGCTTTTGGCGGTGCCATACTGTTACTGGCGGCAGATATCTGTGTACGACTGTTTCCTGCCGGTACAGAAATCAAAGTGGGGGTGCTCACTTCACTGGTAGGCGCACCCTTCTTCCTCTATCTGATATTGAAAAGCCGGCGCTTCGAGTTATGA